The Rubrobacter tropicus nucleotide sequence TCCGCCGCCCGCTCGAGCTCCGCGGCGTCGGGCACCGGGCGCGTCACGCGCCAGACGCGCTTCTGGAAGAATTCTTCGGGATAGTCGTAGGCCTCCGCCTGGACGTCCTGGGGCAGGGAGAGGGTCACGGCGCCCGTCTCGGCCGGGTTCGTGAGGACGCGCATGGCGGCCAGGGCCGCCGGGATGATCTGCTCCGGGCGGTTGATCCTGTCCCAGTACTTCGACACGGGACGGAAGGCGTCGTTGACCGACTGGTCCCCGTCGTGCGGCGCCTCCAGTTGCTGCAGCACCGGGTCAGGCCCGCGCGAGGCGAAGACGTCCCCGGGCAGCAGCAGGACGGGAAGCCGGTTTATCGTGGCCAGGGCCGCCCCGGTGACCATGTTCGTAGCACCCGGTCCTATGGATGAGGTGCAGGCAAAGGCCTGGAGGCGGTTCTTCTGGCGGGCGTAGGCGGTGGCGGTGTGGACCATCGCCTGCTCGTTGCGCGACTGGTAGTAGGTGAGGTCGTCCTCGTACTCCAGGAGCGCCTGGCCGATGCCCGCGACGTTGCCGTGCCCGAAGATGCCGAAGCATCCGGCGAAGAAGCGCCGTTCCTCGCCATCGCGCTCTACGTACTGGCCCGCCAGGAAGCGGACCAGCGCCTGGGCCATCGTCAACCGAACCGTCATCGGGCCTCCTCTCGGTCTGCGCTCACAACTTCCCGCCCAGGTAATCCAGGCTCTTGCGCACCTCGGCGACGGGGCCTTCGCCCTCCGGCGGCTCGGCCTCGACCACGGAGTCCTGCTCCAGCACGTACCAGCCCGAATAGCCCGAGTCTTCGAGCCGGTCCAGAAGACCCTCGACGTCCACGTCGCCCTCACCCAGGGGCCTGAAGGCGTTCTTCCCGGCCGCTTCCTTGAAGCTGAGTTCCCGCGCGGCGAGCCTCCCCGCCACTTCCAGGTCCACGTCTTTGAGGTGGACGTGGTTGACCCTCGGGCCCGCGAGGTCCGCGATCTCGACGGGATCGCTCCCCCCGATGACGAGGTGCCCCGTGTCCAGACAAAGCCCCATCTCCGAGCCATCCAAAAAGCGCTTGACCTGTTCGTCGCTTTCAATGACGGTCCCATAATGGTGGTGCAGCGAGACGGAGATGCCGTGCCGGGCGCAGATCTCCTCAACGGATTTCAGCGATTCGAAAAGCTCCCGCCACGAGTCCTCGCCAAGCTCGACGAACGGCCCGAAGTCGTCGGAGGCCGGCATCGCGGCCAGCACGACCACGTCGGCCCCGGCGGCGGCGAAGAACGCGGCCCGCCTCTCGACGAGCGCCAGCTCCTCCCCGCGCCTGGCGGGTTCGTGCAGCACAGCCGGCACGAACCCGCCGACGAGACCCAGGCCGTACCCGGCCAGCAGGTCCGAGACTTCGGAGGGGTCGGACGGCAGCAGCTCCTCGGGGCCCGCTTCGACGGCCTTCAGGCCGAGCGAGGACGCCTCTTTCAGCACCCTGTCTGCTGGCATCTGGTAGCCCCAGTCCGGGATCTCGATAACCCCCCACGAGACCGGGGCGCCCGCGATACGCTCTGCGCTCACCGGGCCACCGACCCTTCTTTCTCGTAGAGCGCCGGCTTCTCGGGCACCGCGACGCCCTCGGGGTTCCCGGACCGTATGGACGCTATGCACGCCCCGGCTACAACGAGCGAGGCGTAGCCGTCCCAGGCGTCCGGCGTGGGCGGCCTTCCGCCGTCTATGGACTCGACCCACTCCTGAAGCTCGATGGTGTAGGCCGGCTCGAACCGGTCCAGCCAGTCGCCGTCGACCTTCTGGGTGAAACCCCGGTTTAGGCGCACCGTGGCGCCAGACGGGGGCGCCGTGTGGGCCGTGCCGTTCACGCCGACCACCTCGACGCCGACCTCGTAGCCGAAGCCCGCGTCCACGTTGACCTCTATCGTGGCGAGGCGACCATCGGCGAAGGTGAGCTGTATAAGTTGCAGGTCGAACTCGCCCTCAGGGGACCCGGTCGTGTTCAGGCCGCGGACGAAGACCTCCTCTACCTCGGCGTCCAGCATCCAGCGGGCCGAGTCGAGGTCGTGGATGGCGGCGTTTATGACTACCCACTCCGAGTCCACGCCGGGCGGTATCTGGGCGTTCCTGTGCCACCCCTTAAAGAGCACCGGCTCCCCGATATCTCCCGAGGCCGCGACGTTCTTGACGTCCACGTGCTGCGGGTCGTAGCGGCGCATAAAACCGACCTGCACGAGCTTTTGGCCGGCCTCCACCTCGGCCTCCACGATCCCGAGCGCCTCCTCCGGGCTCGTCGCGAGCGGCTTCTCGCACAGGACCGGCTTTCCGAGGCGCAGGCATTCGAGGACCAGTTCGGCGTGCGTCGGGTCGGGGGAGGCTATAACGACGGCCTCTACCCGCTCGTCCCGGATCATCTCGACCGCGTCACCAAACACGGCCGCGCCCCCGCACTCCCTGGCGACCTTTCCGGCTCTATCCGCGTCGACGTCGGAGACGGCCGCCACGCGCGCCCCGGCCACCTTCCGATGCAGGCAGTGGGCGTGCATACCGCCCATGCCGCCCGTCCCGACCACGCCGACGGGGATCCTGCCGTCGCTACCACGCTTCCCGTTGTTCTCCACCTTGTTCTCCTCCTCGATACGTTTGCCTGGCGGGGCCTTTAGCCCGCCGCGCCCTGCCGGGCGTGTTGCTCGTTCCTGTTCTGCCAGAGCGCGTTCATGCGCCCGTACCTCTCGGCCACGGAGGACATGAGCCCCTCGTCGTCCATCTCGCCGGCCAGCCAGCGTCGTGCTGGCTCGCCGTAAATCGAGCGCCCGATGGCGAAGCCGCGGCACAGGGGCTCGGAGGCCGCGGCGGCGAAGCTCTCGGCGAGCTTCTCCTCTTCCATCGCCTGGCCGAGGACGAGCAGGCCCGCGCAGTACGGGTCGTGCTCGCGGACCACGCTCCCGATCCTGGCCCACACCGCCGGGTCGGGGTTTGGTGGGATCTTCCACCACTCGGGACGCACCCCGATCTCGTAGAACCTGCCGATCAAACCCGCCACGCTCTCCCCGTCGTAGCTCGTCCCGGGCGCGGGCTGGACCTCGAGCAGCAGCCGCCGGTCGTTGACCAGGCAGGCGTCGTAGAGTTGTAGGACCCTCTCTTCCTGGACCTTCTGTATCTCTCCGTCGTCCCCCGGGTGCATGTACAGGTTGCACTTGACGACGTGCTCCTCGGGCCAGGCGCGAAGGGTGGCCGCGACGTTCGGGCCGCCGACGAACTCGACGGGCCGGCTCTTCGCCACCTCGACGGCGCGCGAGATCCAGGCCCCGCTCCCCGTGAGTTCCTCCAGCGCCTCGCCCCCGTAGACGTCGTCGATCAGGACGCCGGCCGCCTCGTCGTCCCCGGCCACCCGCCGGAACGCCCGCCCGAGCAGCACCTTCAACTCGCGCAACCGCCCGCGCTCCACCCCGAGCTCGTCGGCCAGCTCCTCGAGCTGCCAGCGGTGGTCCACGGCCAGAATCCGCAACTCCTCCGGGTCGTTGCGGGTCGTGGCCCGGTGCAGGTGCTCCAGCCACCCGTCGTCCCGCAACCGCCTGGGTTTCTCATCCAGCGCCAGGAAGTACTCCAGCTCCTCCGTCGTGGCCATCGCCGGGGAGCACCCGTGCCTGGAGACGACGATGGCGCCGCAGGCGTTCCCGAGCCGCAGGCACTCCTCCAGCGGCTCCTCGCGCAGCCAGCCGCTCAGGAAACCGCTCATGAACGCGTCGCCCGCCCCGACGGAGTTGAAGACCTCGACCGGGAAGCCGGGCACCCGCACCCCGTTTTCGACGTCATCCGGTATGTCGCCGGGGAAGACTATGGCCCCCATCGCTCCCACCTTGAGGACGATGGTCGCCCCGGAGAGGCCGCGGATGTTCAGGAGCGCCTCGCGGGTGTCGGTCGAACCGCCGGCTATCCTTACCTCCTCTTCGGTCCCCACGACGAGGTCGCAGTCGGGCAGCGCGGAGCGGTAGACCTCGGTCACCTCTTCGCTCGCGACGAACATCTCGCCGCCCTGCTCGTGGGGGGCGACGCCCCAGAAGACGGGCCGGTAGTCCAGGTCGAAGACTACCTGCGTTCCGCCCCGCCGCGCCGCCTCTACGGCTTTTACGGAGGCCGCCCTGGCGCCCGGGCGGGAGAGGGGCGTGCCCGTGATCAGGAGCGCCTTGGACGAGGCTATAAACTCCGGGTCCACGTCCTCTTCTTCTATGGCAAGGTCGGCCGCGTCGCCGTAGGCGAAGAGCCTCGGGAAGTCGTCTATCGCGCGGACGGCGAGCAGGACGTAGGGGGTGAGCTTCTCCGGGTCGGGCCTGACCTGGCTCGTGTCCACCCCGTTCTCGGCGAGGGTCTTCCTCACGAAGCGCCCCATCTGCTCGTCCCCGACGCGGGTGAGCATGGCGCTCCTCACCCCGAGCCTGGCCGTGCCGACGGCTATGTTCGTGGCGCTCCCGCCGACGTACTTGCGGAAGGACTGGACGTCTTCGAGCTTGGAGCCGTCCTGCTCGGCGTAGAGGTCGACGCTCGTGCGGCCGATACAGACGAGGTCGGGCCCGCTCATTCGTCGCCCCCCATCCTGCGCTCGCCGGTCGCGACGCGCGGGTCGGGCGCTCTTGCGGGTTTTGGCTCCTCGACCTTCTCCCAGCGGCCCGTATTACAAGAGCGGTCCATCGCGTCGACGACCCGCATGGTCGAGACGATGTCGCGGATGCTCGCCGGCCTCTGACGGCCGTCGGCTATGGAGGAGAGGAACCGCTCGGCCTCGGCGACCTTCAGGTCGTCGTAGCCCATCGAGATCCCGGCCCCCGGCTGGAACCTGTCGAAATCTCCCATGCCGGGTGCGGCGTGGACCTTGCGGTAACCCCTATCTCCGGTTCCGTCCGTCCTGTACAACTGCAGTTCGTTGAGGCGCTGGAAGTCCCAGGAGAGGGCGCCGCGCGTGCCGTTCACCTCGAAGCTCATCCGGACGTGGGGGCCTACGCAGGTCCTGCTGTTCTCGATGGTCCCGCGGACGCCGCTCTCGAACCGGAGGAGGCCGCCCACGTAGTCCTCGTTCTCGACTTCCCCCATGTCGCCGCCCTCGACGACGAAGTGGCCCGTGCCCATGCCCTCGGGCACCTCCGGCCTCTGCCGGATAAACGTCTCCCGCTGGGCCGAGACGCTCTCGATGGGGCCGAGGAGGTTCTGGGCCATGTCGACCGAGTGGGGCATGATGTCCCCGAGCACCCCTAGCCCCGCGCCGTCGAGCTTGTAGCGCCAGGTCAGGGCGCCGTTCGGGTCGGCTGCGTAGTCGGCCAGGAAGTAGCCCCTGTAGTGCGTGATCTCCCCGAGCTCCCCCGCCGCGATGAGCTCCCTGGCGTACTCGACGACCGGAACGTGGCGGTACATCAGCCCGATCATGCTGACGACCCCGGCCTCTTCAACGGCCTCCCCGATATCGTAAGTCTCGGACGGATACCTCCCGCACGGCTTCTCCAACCAGATGTGCTTCCCGGCCCGCGCCGCCGCGACGGCGACCTCTTTGTGCAGGTAGTTCGGCGCCGCGATGCTCACCGCCTCGACCTCGGGGTGCTCGATGACCTCCCGCCAGTCGGTGGTCCAGCCCTCGTACCCGAGGCGGTCCGCCGCGTCGCGCGCCCGGTCTTCGACCGTGTCTGCCGCGACGACGAGCCTCGGCCGCAACTCGCATTCCGGGTAGTGGTCGAGCAGACGCCGGTACGCCCGCGTGTGCAGCGTGCCCATCCAACCCAGGCTGATCGTCCCTATGCCTATCTCTCTTGCCACGCTTCCCCTTTCCAAGGCCGCCTGACCGGCGAACGTTTGCGCTTCGCGGCAGCCGGGTCCCCACCCGGATAGCCTTTCCTTACAGATCCACCAGCATCATCTCGAACCAGTAGGACTCGGCCGGGTAGCTGTGCGAGCCGTACTCTATGGGCCGCCCGTTGGCGTCGTAGGCGATCCTGGTCATCGTCAGGACGGGATCTCCGAGTCCCATCTCCAGAAGCTCGGCCTCCTCTGCGCCGGCCTTGCGGGCCCCCACCCGCTGCGTCGCGACGTTCGGCGCGACCCCGCCGCTCCGAAACAGCTCGTAGAGCCCGGTCCGCTCCAGGTCTTCTTCCCGGATCTCCACCAGCCCGTCCGGCACCACGTTGTGCATGAGCGCGATGGGGTCGGACCCCGCGACCCGTAGCCTGTCGAACCGCACCACGGGGGCGCCGGGCTCCAGCCCCAGATGCTCGGCCACGTCCGGCGGGCAGGGGACCCTTTCCAGCGAGAGCAACCGCGTCCGCGGCTCCCTGCCGGCCTCTTTGAGGTCATCGAACAGGCTGGTGAGGGCGACCGACCGCCGCACGGGCCTGGGCGCCACCATGGTCCCGATACCCCGCCGCCGGACGAGCAGGCCCTTATCCACTAGCTGCTTCAGCGCCGCGCGCATCGTGGGGCGGCTGATCCCCAACCGCGTGGCAAGCTCGACCTCACCCTCGAGCTTGCTCCCCCGCGCCAACCGGCCATCCTCGATGGCCGCCTCCAGAACCTGCGCCGCCTGGTGGTAAAGCGGCACGGGGCTGCCGTGATCCAGCCTA carries:
- a CDS encoding GntR family transcriptional regulator, whose translation is MVDALDGVRLDHGSPVPLYHQAAQVLEAAIEDGRLARGSKLEGEVELATRLGISRPTMRAALKQLVDKGLLVRRRGIGTMVAPRPVRRSVALTSLFDDLKEAGREPRTRLLSLERVPCPPDVAEHLGLEPGAPVVRFDRLRVAGSDPIALMHNVVPDGLVEIREEDLERTGLYELFRSGGVAPNVATQRVGARKAGAEEAELLEMGLGDPVLTMTRIAYDANGRPIEYGSHSYPAESYWFEMMLVDL
- a CDS encoding bifunctional 5-dehydro-2-deoxygluconokinase/5-dehydro-2-deoxyphosphogluconate aldolase; protein product: MSGPDLVCIGRTSVDLYAEQDGSKLEDVQSFRKYVGGSATNIAVGTARLGVRSAMLTRVGDEQMGRFVRKTLAENGVDTSQVRPDPEKLTPYVLLAVRAIDDFPRLFAYGDAADLAIEEEDVDPEFIASSKALLITGTPLSRPGARAASVKAVEAARRGGTQVVFDLDYRPVFWGVAPHEQGGEMFVASEEVTEVYRSALPDCDLVVGTEEEVRIAGGSTDTREALLNIRGLSGATIVLKVGAMGAIVFPGDIPDDVENGVRVPGFPVEVFNSVGAGDAFMSGFLSGWLREEPLEECLRLGNACGAIVVSRHGCSPAMATTEELEYFLALDEKPRRLRDDGWLEHLHRATTRNDPEELRILAVDHRWQLEELADELGVERGRLRELKVLLGRAFRRVAGDDEAAGVLIDDVYGGEALEELTGSGAWISRAVEVAKSRPVEFVGGPNVAATLRAWPEEHVVKCNLYMHPGDDGEIQKVQEERVLQLYDACLVNDRRLLLEVQPAPGTSYDGESVAGLIGRFYEIGVRPEWWKIPPNPDPAVWARIGSVVREHDPYCAGLLVLGQAMEEEKLAESFAAAASEPLCRGFAIGRSIYGEPARRWLAGEMDDEGLMSSVAERYGRMNALWQNRNEQHARQGAAG
- a CDS encoding Gfo/Idh/MocA family protein, whose translation is MAREIGIGTISLGWMGTLHTRAYRRLLDHYPECELRPRLVVAADTVEDRARDAADRLGYEGWTTDWREVIEHPEVEAVSIAAPNYLHKEVAVAAARAGKHIWLEKPCGRYPSETYDIGEAVEEAGVVSMIGLMYRHVPVVEYARELIAAGELGEITHYRGYFLADYAADPNGALTWRYKLDGAGLGVLGDIMPHSVDMAQNLLGPIESVSAQRETFIRQRPEVPEGMGTGHFVVEGGDMGEVENEDYVGGLLRFESGVRGTIENSRTCVGPHVRMSFEVNGTRGALSWDFQRLNELQLYRTDGTGDRGYRKVHAAPGMGDFDRFQPGAGISMGYDDLKVAEAERFLSSIADGRQRPASIRDIVSTMRVVDAMDRSCNTGRWEKVEEPKPARAPDPRVATGERRMGGDE
- a CDS encoding Gfo/Idh/MocA family oxidoreductase; translation: MENNGKRGSDGRIPVGVVGTGGMGGMHAHCLHRKVAGARVAAVSDVDADRAGKVARECGGAAVFGDAVEMIRDERVEAVVIASPDPTHAELVLECLRLGKPVLCEKPLATSPEEALGIVEAEVEAGQKLVQVGFMRRYDPQHVDVKNVAASGDIGEPVLFKGWHRNAQIPPGVDSEWVVINAAIHDLDSARWMLDAEVEEVFVRGLNTTGSPEGEFDLQLIQLTFADGRLATIEVNVDAGFGYEVGVEVVGVNGTAHTAPPSGATVRLNRGFTQKVDGDWLDRFEPAYTIELQEWVESIDGGRPPTPDAWDGYASLVVAGACIASIRSGNPEGVAVPEKPALYEKEGSVAR
- a CDS encoding TIM barrel protein yields the protein MSAERIAGAPVSWGVIEIPDWGYQMPADRVLKEASSLGLKAVEAGPEELLPSDPSEVSDLLAGYGLGLVGGFVPAVLHEPARRGEELALVERRAAFFAAAGADVVVLAAMPASDDFGPFVELGEDSWRELFESLKSVEEICARHGISVSLHHHYGTVIESDEQVKRFLDGSEMGLCLDTGHLVIGGSDPVEIADLAGPRVNHVHLKDVDLEVAGRLAARELSFKEAAGKNAFRPLGEGDVDVEGLLDRLEDSGYSGWYVLEQDSVVEAEPPEGEGPVAEVRKSLDYLGGKL